One Longimicrobiaceae bacterium genomic region harbors:
- a CDS encoding PAS domain S-box protein yields the protein AQGMAAGAGVPLAAEDGRVFGALGVLDSLPRSWSADELATLAELAAAAAREVEWRCREVRMREVQHELRLQRAQLDELFEAAPEGIALLDVEERVVRANGEFLRMFGYRPEEVAGVFVNDLIVPPELLEEAERVTRAVTAGRPVSLDTVRRRRDGTRLDVSILGKPVHLDGSPVAIYLVYRDITEHRHALRELRAGEERFRQLAENLRDVFYLNTADRSEVLYVSPAYDRVWGRSREDLYREPRAWLRAVHPDDLERVVRATDGPPGREYELEYRIVRPDGEVRWIRERTIPIRDEEGNVYRDAGIAEDVTARRRAEEDRADAIAARNRFFAMVSHELRTPISAVMLYNDLLLSGAYGPLAEAQADGIHRSQSAAAALLELVNEVLDLARLEAGKMEARAEEFRVAELLREVADAVRPLADENGCALLVEVEDAPETLATDPRRLRQILLNLLSNAVKYGGARPVRVACRRSPERGVLLEVTDQGPGIPPAERERIFEEFVRVGDGSQPGTGLGLTIARRLAELLGGWVEVDSVVGEGSTFRLVLPERGSSPGTVSYG from the coding sequence CGCGCAGGGGATGGCCGCGGGGGCGGGGGTGCCGCTCGCGGCGGAGGACGGGAGGGTCTTCGGCGCGCTCGGCGTGCTGGACTCGCTGCCACGGAGCTGGAGCGCGGACGAGCTCGCCACCCTGGCGGAGCTGGCGGCCGCCGCGGCGCGCGAGGTGGAGTGGCGCTGCAGGGAGGTGCGGATGCGCGAGGTGCAGCACGAACTGCGGCTGCAGCGCGCGCAGCTCGACGAGCTGTTCGAGGCCGCGCCCGAGGGGATCGCCCTGCTCGACGTGGAGGAGCGGGTGGTGCGCGCCAACGGCGAGTTCCTGCGGATGTTCGGGTACCGGCCCGAGGAGGTCGCCGGGGTGTTCGTCAACGACCTGATCGTCCCCCCGGAGCTGCTGGAGGAGGCCGAGCGGGTCACCCGCGCCGTGACCGCCGGGCGCCCCGTGAGCCTGGACACCGTCCGCCGCCGGCGCGACGGGACCCGGCTGGACGTCTCCATCCTGGGGAAGCCGGTGCACCTGGACGGCAGCCCGGTGGCCATCTACCTGGTGTACCGCGACATCACCGAGCACCGGCACGCGCTGCGGGAGCTGCGCGCGGGCGAGGAGCGGTTCCGCCAGCTCGCGGAGAACCTGCGCGACGTGTTCTACCTGAACACCGCGGACCGGAGCGAGGTCCTGTACGTGAGCCCCGCCTACGACCGCGTCTGGGGCCGCTCGCGCGAGGATCTGTACCGGGAGCCGCGCGCCTGGCTGCGCGCCGTGCACCCGGACGACCTGGAGCGGGTCGTTCGCGCCACGGACGGGCCTCCCGGGCGCGAGTACGAGCTGGAGTACCGGATCGTCCGCCCCGACGGCGAGGTCCGCTGGATCCGCGAGCGCACGATCCCCATCCGCGACGAGGAGGGGAACGTGTACCGCGACGCCGGGATCGCCGAGGACGTGACGGCCCGCCGCCGGGCGGAGGAGGACCGCGCCGACGCCATCGCGGCGCGGAACCGCTTCTTCGCCATGGTGAGCCACGAGCTGCGCACCCCCATCAGCGCGGTGATGCTGTACAACGACCTCCTCCTCTCCGGCGCCTACGGACCGCTGGCGGAGGCGCAGGCGGACGGGATCCACCGCTCGCAGTCCGCCGCGGCGGCGCTCCTGGAGCTGGTCAACGAAGTGCTCGACCTCGCCAGGCTGGAGGCGGGGAAGATGGAGGCGCGCGCCGAGGAGTTCCGCGTGGCGGAGCTCCTGCGCGAGGTCGCCGACGCCGTCCGCCCCCTCGCGGACGAGAACGGGTGCGCGCTCCTCGTGGAGGTGGAGGATGCCCCGGAGACCCTGGCGACCGACCCCCGCCGCCTCCGGCAGATCCTGCTCAACCTGCTCTCCAACGCGGTGAAGTACGGCGGCGCGCGCCCGGTGCGGGTGGCCTGCCGCCGCTCGCCGGAGCGCGGCGTGCTGCTGGAGGTCACCGACCAGGGGCCGGGGATCCCGCCGGCGGAGCGGGAGCGGATCTTCGAGGAGTTCGTGCGGGTCGGCGACGGGAGCCAGCCGGGGACGGGGCTCGGGCTCACCATCGCGCGGCGGCTGGCCGAGCTGCTGGGAGGGTGGGTGGAGGTCGATTCCGTGGTGGGGGAGGGGAGCACCTTCCGGCTGGTGCTCCCCGAGCGGGGCTCCTCCCCCGGAACCGTCTCCTACGGCTGA
- a CDS encoding BF3164 family lipoprotein, producing MRHSLILGAAILASAACSDGAPSGKHGPASLDHSGLAPVEVAGRVVHESDLLGIPTGLAVAGPYLAVIDDGADSAVHVLRSADGALVRSLGRQGEGPGEYKGAWSIDPVPGKPEEFWVYDLSLRRITHVDLERHHAAPGSRVDTRVLKLSSGSTLTGPMWIGDTVVSPGFFVDGRLARFDTDGLPLGTVGDLPPGGDRVPPTVRQEAYLATPATNGARTLIALGMEYADLIDVLRPDGSLVRRIRGPFGFDPRFTVARGAHGPIMSSGDDMRMGYVHTAATDEYVYALFSGRTREGYGEDSAFGEYVHVYDWDGHLVRVLHLDAALLTIAVDPENATLYGVRHDPKPAVVAYPLAGALGLRGPVASAAQP from the coding sequence ATGAGACATTCCCTGATCCTCGGCGCCGCGATCCTCGCCAGCGCCGCCTGCTCCGACGGTGCACCGTCGGGGAAGCACGGCCCGGCCAGCCTCGACCACTCCGGGCTCGCCCCGGTGGAGGTGGCCGGCCGGGTCGTCCACGAGAGCGACCTCCTGGGGATCCCGACCGGGCTGGCGGTCGCGGGCCCGTACCTGGCCGTCATCGACGACGGCGCCGATTCGGCGGTGCACGTCCTCCGCAGTGCGGACGGAGCGCTGGTGCGATCGCTGGGGAGACAGGGAGAGGGGCCGGGCGAGTACAAAGGGGCCTGGTCGATCGACCCCGTTCCCGGGAAGCCGGAGGAGTTCTGGGTCTACGACCTGAGCCTCCGCCGCATCACCCACGTGGACCTGGAGCGGCACCACGCCGCGCCGGGGTCGCGCGTGGACACCCGGGTCCTCAAGCTGTCCTCCGGGAGCACGCTCACCGGGCCGATGTGGATCGGCGACACCGTGGTGAGCCCCGGCTTCTTCGTGGACGGCCGCCTGGCGCGGTTCGACACGGACGGCCTGCCGCTGGGGACCGTGGGCGACCTGCCCCCCGGTGGCGACAGGGTCCCCCCGACGGTCCGCCAGGAGGCATACCTGGCGACGCCCGCGACGAACGGGGCGCGTACCCTGATCGCGCTCGGGATGGAGTACGCCGACCTGATCGACGTGCTCCGGCCGGACGGGAGTCTCGTGCGGCGGATCCGCGGCCCCTTCGGCTTCGATCCGCGGTTCACCGTCGCGCGGGGAGCGCACGGCCCCATCATGAGCAGCGGCGACGACATGCGGATGGGATACGTGCACACCGCCGCCACGGACGAGTACGTCTACGCGCTGTTCTCGGGGCGAACGCGGGAGGGATACGGGGAGGACTCCGCCTTCGGGGAGTACGTGCACGTGTACGACTGGGACGGCCACCTGGTGCGCGTGCTGCACCTGGACGCGGCCCTCCTGACCATCGCGGTGGACCCGGAGAACGCCACGCTCTACGGGGTGCGCCACGATCCCAAGCCCGCCGTCGTCGCGTACCCGCTGGCCGGTGCGCTCGGCCTCCGCGGCCCGGTTGCCTCCGCCGCTCAGCCGTAG
- a CDS encoding endonuclease MutS2 yields the protein MNSHALNVLEYGEALDVVARHASSALGAEAVRALDPSDDAGWIAGELATVGEMMRFLGRDEGWAVPAVPDVREPLKRLRIEGSVLDGRMLRDLGTLLASARTVSRSVRPAAEAFPTLGWLAEGMLQLDKEEAEIERVLEENGEVRDGASPELYRLRRGIKGARSRIVERLNAYAASLPPQYQVADASVTVREGRYVIPVRREGRGEVGGIVHDESGTGATLFVEPPAAVEMMNHLRELEAAEGRAVLRILRDLTDRLRPHQAGLLASLGALVRLDAVFARARYARRAEAALPEILPAGTEEYVVVRGFHPILLARGESVVPFDLRMDPGERTLLISGPNTGGKTVLLKAVGLISLLAQSGVVPPVAAGTRLPVFRDVFADIGDEQSIEASLSTFSAHLKNLRETLDGADWESLVLTDEIGSGTDPVEGGALASAILVELTRRSAFTVATTHLGQLKLLATEERGIVNASLQFDAERLQPTYRLVKGLPGRSYGLAIARRLGLPAPVLERAESTLPQGERDVAKLLLDLEAKEQRLAADLASTEARLRETEALREELEERVRELARREKDAERRARQQARDLLLKARAEVEEAIRGVREAAESEKLDEAARAARRRVEEAASRQKERTPREAKRGAKNGDGGRPREAALEPGVRVRIESLGRTGTVVELRDGKAMVEAGSLRMLLPRDDLSVLPAGDQEQKPRQGAGWGGGYASTAADARPEVDLRGLRVDELEMRLGKALDDAILAGLPTFRIIHGKGMGVLRERVQELLKHDRRVVVYRPGELFEGGTGVTVVEFA from the coding sequence ATGAACTCGCACGCCCTGAACGTCCTCGAATACGGGGAAGCCCTGGACGTCGTCGCGCGCCACGCTTCCTCCGCGCTGGGGGCGGAAGCGGTGCGCGCGCTGGACCCCTCCGACGATGCCGGGTGGATTGCGGGCGAGCTGGCCACGGTGGGGGAGATGATGCGCTTCCTCGGCCGCGACGAGGGGTGGGCGGTCCCGGCGGTCCCGGACGTGCGCGAGCCGCTGAAGCGGCTGCGCATCGAGGGGAGCGTCCTGGACGGGCGCATGCTCCGCGACCTGGGGACGCTCCTCGCCTCGGCGCGGACGGTGAGCCGCTCGGTGCGCCCCGCGGCGGAGGCGTTCCCGACGCTGGGGTGGCTGGCCGAGGGGATGCTCCAGCTCGACAAGGAAGAGGCGGAGATCGAGCGCGTCCTGGAGGAGAACGGCGAGGTGCGCGACGGGGCCTCTCCCGAGCTGTACCGGCTGCGTCGGGGGATCAAGGGCGCTCGCTCGCGCATCGTGGAGCGCCTGAACGCGTACGCGGCGTCCCTCCCCCCCCAGTACCAGGTGGCGGACGCCTCGGTGACGGTGCGCGAGGGGCGCTACGTGATCCCCGTGCGCCGCGAGGGCCGCGGCGAGGTGGGCGGGATCGTCCACGACGAGTCGGGGACCGGGGCCACGCTCTTCGTGGAGCCGCCCGCCGCGGTGGAGATGATGAACCACCTCCGCGAGCTGGAGGCGGCGGAGGGCCGCGCGGTGCTGCGCATCCTCCGCGACCTCACGGACCGGCTGCGCCCGCACCAGGCGGGGCTGCTGGCGTCGCTCGGTGCGCTGGTGCGGCTGGACGCGGTCTTCGCGCGCGCCCGGTACGCCCGCCGGGCGGAAGCGGCCCTCCCCGAGATCCTCCCCGCGGGGACGGAAGAGTACGTGGTGGTGCGCGGCTTCCACCCCATCCTCCTGGCGCGCGGGGAGAGCGTCGTCCCCTTCGACCTGCGCATGGACCCGGGGGAGCGCACCCTCCTCATCTCCGGCCCCAACACCGGCGGCAAGACGGTGCTGCTCAAGGCCGTGGGGCTGATCTCGCTCCTGGCGCAGAGCGGCGTCGTCCCGCCCGTGGCGGCGGGGACGCGGCTCCCGGTGTTCCGCGACGTGTTCGCGGACATCGGCGACGAGCAGTCCATCGAGGCTTCGCTCTCCACCTTCTCCGCGCACCTCAAGAACCTGCGCGAGACCCTGGACGGCGCCGACTGGGAGTCGCTGGTGCTCACCGACGAGATCGGGAGCGGCACCGACCCCGTGGAAGGCGGGGCGCTCGCCTCCGCGATCCTGGTGGAGCTGACGCGGCGCTCCGCCTTCACGGTCGCCACCACGCACCTGGGGCAGCTCAAGCTCCTGGCGACGGAGGAGCGCGGGATCGTCAACGCCTCGCTCCAGTTCGACGCGGAGCGGCTGCAGCCCACCTACCGGCTGGTGAAGGGGCTCCCCGGGCGCTCCTACGGCCTCGCCATCGCGCGGCGGCTGGGCCTCCCCGCGCCGGTGCTGGAGCGCGCCGAGTCCACCCTGCCGCAGGGCGAGCGCGACGTGGCGAAGCTGCTCCTGGACCTGGAGGCCAAGGAGCAGCGCCTCGCGGCGGACCTGGCGAGCACGGAAGCGCGCCTTCGCGAGACGGAGGCGCTCAGGGAGGAGCTGGAGGAGCGCGTCCGCGAGCTGGCCCGCCGCGAGAAGGACGCGGAGCGCCGCGCCCGCCAGCAGGCGCGCGACCTCCTGCTCAAGGCGCGCGCGGAGGTCGAGGAAGCCATCCGCGGGGTCCGCGAGGCCGCGGAGTCGGAGAAGCTGGACGAGGCCGCGCGCGCCGCCCGGCGCCGGGTGGAGGAGGCCGCGTCCCGGCAGAAGGAGCGCACCCCGCGCGAGGCGAAGCGGGGCGCGAAGAACGGCGACGGCGGCCGCCCTCGCGAGGCGGCGCTGGAGCCTGGCGTGCGGGTGCGCATCGAGTCGCTGGGGCGCACCGGGACCGTCGTGGAGCTGCGCGACGGGAAGGCGATGGTGGAAGCCGGGTCGCTGCGCATGCTCCTCCCGCGCGACGACCTGTCCGTGCTCCCGGCGGGGGACCAGGAGCAGAAGCCGCGGCAGGGAGCCGGGTGGGGCGGCGGGTACGCCTCGACGGCGGCCGACGCGCGCCCGGAGGTGGACCTGCGCGGCCTGCGCGTGGACGAGCTCGAGATGCGCCTGGGGAAGGCGCTGGACGACGCGATCCTGGCGGGGCTCCCCACCTTCCGCATCATCCACGGCAAGGGGATGGGGGTGCTGCGGGAGCGCGTGCAGGAGCTGCTGAAGCACGACCGCCGCGTGGTGGTCTACCGGCCGGGCGAGCTGTTCGAGGGAGGCACGGGGGTGACGGTGGTGGAGTTCGCGTAG
- a CDS encoding AbrB/MazE/SpoVT family DNA-binding domain-containing protein produces the protein MRARVQKWGNSLAVRIPKPLALETALDQDSEVDVSVEDGRLVISPVEEPEYTLEELVAGITDENRHPEIDTGPSVGNEAW, from the coding sequence ATGCGCGCACGCGTCCAGAAGTGGGGAAACAGCCTGGCGGTCAGGATCCCCAAGCCACTGGCCCTAGAGACGGCGCTCGACCAGGACTCGGAGGTCGATGTCTCGGTCGAGGACGGCCGCCTCGTCATCTCCCCGGTAGAAGAGCCGGAGTACACGCTCGAGGAGCTGGTAGCCGGGATCACGGACGAGAACCGGCACCCCGAGATCGACACCGGACCCAGCGTCGGGAACGAAGCCTGGTGA
- the mazF gene encoding endoribonuclease MazF has translation MREPGYVPDRGDLVWINFDPQAGHEQAGRRPALVLSHAVYNARSELALFCPITSRVKGYPFEVGLPDGLKVQGVVLSDQVKNLDWRARKAEFADRAPDPVVRGVLRKLGALVQLPKLPG, from the coding sequence GTGAGGGAGCCCGGATACGTGCCCGACCGCGGCGACCTCGTCTGGATCAACTTCGATCCGCAAGCCGGGCATGAACAGGCTGGCCGCAGGCCGGCGCTGGTGCTCTCGCACGCGGTGTACAACGCGCGGTCGGAGCTGGCGCTGTTCTGTCCGATCACCAGCCGCGTGAAGGGGTACCCGTTCGAGGTGGGACTGCCGGACGGCCTCAAGGTCCAGGGAGTGGTGCTTTCCGACCAGGTGAAGAACCTCGACTGGCGTGCGCGGAAGGCGGAGTTCGCCGACCGGGCTCCCGACCCGGTGGTCCGAGGTGTACTCCGTAAGCTCGGCGCTCTCGTCCAGCTTCCGAAGCTTCCAGGCTGA
- the dnaG gene encoding DNA primase: protein MSIPDSVIEEVRHRGDLVEIVSEHTRLKRSGRTFRGPCPLHGGSGPNFSVDPSKNVFKCFTCGEAGDIFSFPMKHLGMDFLDAVRFVAARAGVEIPERQERRPEDDPNRRLYETNDFAAEWFRRRLWDDAEGKKAREYLEGRGIGREAAERFGLGWAPEEWTAFGDAARKQGIGNDLLLSLGLVKESQKGNREPYDAFRGRIIFPIEDLGGRVVAFGGRILGKAEEHVPKYLNSPETPIYHKGDLLYGLGWSRGAIRKAEAALVVEGYMDYVSLAAHGVENAVAPLGTAMTEAQAELIGRYAPRAILLYDSDKAGLKATFRSGDELLRAAVEVLVATLPEGEDPDSLVRAKGQAALRKYLDDAVDVLERKIQILERKGLFDSISGTRRSIDALMPTIRAASDEVLRGVYLRRLSEKTGVPQETLQKEVAEAPARDTRPRGYPERRERNEGRRAEDFGAPPALVVAPSLGPERNLLLLMLRDETWVERTVRVVGPEEFRYPIYRNIFEKLIELEGSRDGEGEWLEGFPPEVLPVLEELRGDPELQEMGDAEEFFQANVRDLLARPFEERLTEIEREMAVANPDQQTRLTVEKEQITGMMRKRGLLRKAGFVRQAQNGARPQR, encoded by the coding sequence ATGTCCATCCCCGACTCCGTCATCGAAGAGGTCCGCCACCGCGGCGACCTGGTGGAGATCGTCTCCGAGCATACGCGCCTGAAGCGCTCGGGGAGGACCTTCCGCGGGCCGTGCCCGCTGCATGGCGGCTCCGGGCCCAACTTCTCCGTCGACCCGTCCAAGAACGTCTTCAAGTGCTTCACCTGCGGTGAGGCGGGGGACATCTTCTCCTTCCCCATGAAGCACCTGGGGATGGACTTCCTGGACGCGGTCCGCTTCGTGGCCGCCCGCGCCGGCGTGGAGATCCCGGAGCGGCAGGAGCGCCGGCCGGAGGACGACCCCAACCGCCGCCTCTACGAGACCAACGACTTCGCCGCGGAGTGGTTCCGCCGCCGGCTCTGGGACGACGCGGAGGGAAAGAAGGCGCGCGAGTACCTGGAGGGGCGCGGGATCGGCCGGGAGGCGGCGGAGCGCTTCGGGCTGGGGTGGGCCCCGGAGGAGTGGACCGCCTTCGGCGACGCGGCGCGCAAGCAGGGGATCGGCAACGACCTGCTCCTGTCGCTCGGCCTGGTGAAGGAGTCGCAGAAGGGGAACCGCGAGCCGTACGACGCCTTCCGCGGGCGGATCATCTTCCCCATCGAGGACCTGGGCGGGCGCGTGGTCGCCTTCGGGGGGCGGATCCTGGGGAAGGCCGAGGAGCACGTCCCCAAGTACCTGAACTCGCCCGAGACTCCCATCTACCACAAGGGCGACCTGCTCTACGGGCTGGGGTGGAGCCGCGGCGCCATCCGCAAAGCCGAGGCGGCGCTGGTGGTGGAGGGATACATGGACTACGTCTCCCTCGCCGCGCACGGGGTGGAGAACGCCGTCGCGCCGCTGGGCACGGCCATGACCGAGGCCCAGGCCGAGCTGATCGGGCGCTACGCCCCCCGCGCCATCCTCCTGTACGACAGCGACAAGGCCGGCCTCAAGGCCACCTTCCGCTCCGGCGACGAGCTCCTGCGCGCCGCGGTGGAGGTCCTGGTCGCCACCCTCCCGGAGGGCGAGGACCCGGACTCGCTGGTGCGCGCGAAGGGGCAGGCCGCGCTGCGGAAGTACCTGGACGACGCGGTGGACGTGCTGGAGCGCAAGATCCAGATCCTGGAGCGGAAGGGGCTGTTCGACAGCATCTCCGGGACGCGGCGCTCCATCGACGCGCTGATGCCCACCATCCGCGCCGCCTCCGACGAGGTGCTCCGCGGCGTCTACCTGCGCCGCCTGTCGGAGAAGACCGGCGTGCCGCAGGAAACGCTGCAGAAGGAGGTGGCCGAGGCCCCCGCGCGCGACACCCGTCCGCGGGGGTACCCGGAGCGCCGCGAGCGGAACGAGGGCCGGCGGGCGGAGGACTTCGGAGCTCCGCCCGCGCTGGTGGTCGCGCCGAGCCTGGGGCCCGAGCGCAACCTGCTCCTGCTGATGCTGCGCGACGAGACCTGGGTGGAGCGCACGGTGCGTGTCGTGGGGCCGGAGGAGTTCCGCTACCCCATCTACCGCAACATCTTCGAGAAGCTGATCGAGCTGGAGGGGAGCCGTGACGGGGAGGGAGAGTGGCTGGAAGGATTCCCGCCGGAGGTGCTCCCCGTCCTGGAGGAGCTGCGCGGCGACCCCGAGCTGCAGGAGATGGGCGACGCCGAGGAGTTCTTCCAGGCGAACGTCCGTGATCTCCTGGCACGCCCCTTCGAAGAGCGGTTGACGGAGATCGAGCGTGAGATGGCCGTCGCCAACCCTGATCAGCAGACGCGCCTCACCGTCGAGAAAGAACAGATCACCGGGATGATGCGAAAGCGCGGCCTGTTGCGGAAGGCCGGATTCGTACGCCAGGCGCAGAACGGAGCCCGCCCGCAGCGCTGA
- a CDS encoding D-TA family PLP-dependent enzyme: protein MTHPIPLDQIETPAALVDVDTMHANLRRVADYCREHALAWRPHVKTHKTPELAAEQLRAGAVGITVATPREAEVMSAIADDVLLAYPPLGASKLARLMALPERVRLTVGLDSAEVAAELGRAAREAGRSVRVLVEIDAGMGRVGVQAPGDAVALARAASEVGLEYRGVMFYLGHVRGPIDEQGPALRAVSDRLADFLDALDRADLPPAVVSGGSTPTFWRSHEVSGTNEVRPGTNVFNDRTTALIGACTWDECAYSVLATVVSTAVPGQAVVDAGSKALAKEEVRAEAGGYGALLDRPGVVVKALSEEHGLLDLSGTAWRPRVGERVRIVPNHVCVSVNLAERLWGVRGEEAVESWEVAGRGRAPRPAVGG from the coding sequence ATGACCCACCCGATCCCGCTGGACCAGATCGAGACGCCCGCCGCGCTGGTGGACGTCGACACCATGCACGCCAACCTGCGCCGCGTGGCCGACTACTGCCGCGAGCACGCGCTGGCCTGGCGTCCGCACGTGAAGACGCACAAGACCCCCGAGCTGGCCGCGGAGCAGCTCCGTGCCGGGGCCGTGGGGATCACCGTCGCCACGCCGCGCGAGGCGGAGGTGATGTCCGCCATCGCGGACGACGTTCTCCTGGCGTACCCTCCCCTCGGCGCCTCCAAGCTGGCGCGGCTCATGGCACTGCCGGAGCGGGTGCGCCTCACGGTCGGGCTGGACTCGGCCGAGGTGGCGGCGGAGCTGGGGCGGGCGGCGCGGGAGGCCGGGCGCAGCGTCCGGGTACTGGTGGAGATCGACGCCGGGATGGGGCGCGTCGGCGTGCAGGCGCCCGGCGACGCGGTGGCGCTCGCCCGAGCCGCATCCGAGGTGGGGCTGGAGTACCGGGGGGTGATGTTCTACCTCGGCCACGTCCGCGGCCCCATCGACGAGCAGGGGCCCGCCCTGCGCGCCGTCTCCGACCGGCTCGCGGACTTCCTGGACGCGCTCGACCGCGCCGACCTCCCCCCGGCAGTCGTCAGCGGCGGCTCCACCCCCACCTTCTGGCGCTCGCACGAGGTCTCGGGGACCAACGAGGTGCGGCCGGGGACCAACGTCTTCAACGACCGCACGACCGCGCTGATCGGCGCCTGCACCTGGGACGAGTGCGCCTACTCCGTCCTCGCCACCGTGGTCAGCACCGCGGTGCCGGGGCAGGCGGTGGTCGACGCCGGCTCCAAGGCGCTCGCGAAGGAAGAGGTGCGGGCGGAGGCCGGCGGCTACGGCGCGCTGCTGGACCGTCCCGGCGTGGTGGTGAAGGCCCTTTCCGAGGAGCACGGGCTCCTGGACCTCTCCGGCACCGCGTGGCGCCCGCGCGTGGGCGAGCGGGTGCGCATCGTCCCCAACCACGTCTGCGTCTCCGTCAACCTGGCCGAGCGGCTGTGGGGCGTCCGCGGGGAGGAGGCGGTGGAGTCGTGGGAGGTGGCGGGGCGGGGGAGGGCGCCGCGGCCGGCCGTGGGCGGATGA
- a CDS encoding thioesterase family protein — MSLLLRSLKVLVAAFFRSRLAPLDESAVTFRVWPNDLDVNLHMNNGRYLTLMDLGRLDLIVRLGVLGALRRRKWGPVVGSLKIRYRRSLLPFQTYEIRTRLLCWDHRWFFVEQRFERRGELIAIALVKGLFLGPEGRVPTQAVVDASGFRVQSPPAPDAVLAWQDAERVLREHEALPVEVEVAG, encoded by the coding sequence ATGAGCCTTCTCCTGCGCAGCCTCAAGGTGCTCGTCGCCGCTTTCTTCCGCTCGCGGCTGGCCCCGCTGGACGAGTCCGCCGTGACCTTCCGGGTCTGGCCCAACGACCTGGACGTCAACCTGCACATGAACAACGGGCGCTACCTGACGCTGATGGACCTGGGGCGCCTGGACCTCATCGTCCGCCTCGGCGTGCTGGGCGCGCTGCGGCGGCGGAAGTGGGGCCCGGTGGTCGGGTCGCTGAAGATCCGCTACCGCCGCTCGCTCCTCCCCTTCCAGACATACGAGATCCGCACCCGGCTCCTCTGCTGGGACCACCGCTGGTTCTTCGTGGAGCAGCGCTTCGAGCGCCGAGGCGAACTGATCGCCATCGCGCTGGTGAAGGGACTCTTTCTCGGCCCGGAGGGGCGGGTCCCCACCCAGGCGGTGGTGGACGCCTCCGGGTTCCGGGTCCAGTCGCCCCCCGCTCCCGACGCGGTGCTGGCCTGGCAGGACGCCGAGCGGGTGCTCCGCGAGCACGAGGCGCTCCCCGTCGAGGTGGAGGTGGCGGGGTGA
- a CDS encoding histidine kinase, whose translation MTRPPRGDTAAGASTAGTSMGQRTLANRRLEWTVVCLGTVIPVINSSVWQYGRPLRGGGTVTVSDAAAIGAATALAWAATILGMFWLARRFPLVRGRVLQAVGVHLAAALLRALAWLPFSAFVSLYLVGEPPPFPWRRALVPVLYSEVVSYVLVLGTIYAVQYYERLRDREMDAARLAGHLAEARLSSLKMQLNPHFLFNTLHSVSTLMHRDVEAADEMLARLSVLLRLSLQHHDTQEVTLQQEMEFLVPYLEIEQIRFRDRLTVRTHLARDTLAARVPHLILQPLVENAIRHGIAPRAGPGTVEVSVERVDGALRLVVQDDGVGVGASEGGRGTGVGLSNTRARLQALYGEAHRFAVEPAPGGGTRVTVSIPMRENGGVVEAHREEER comes from the coding sequence ATGACCCGCCCACCCCGCGGCGACACGGCCGCAGGCGCATCCACCGCCGGGACCTCCATGGGACAGCGCACGCTCGCGAACCGCCGGCTCGAATGGACGGTGGTCTGCCTGGGGACCGTGATCCCGGTCATCAACAGCTCGGTGTGGCAGTACGGCCGGCCCCTCCGGGGCGGCGGCACGGTGACCGTCTCCGACGCCGCGGCGATCGGGGCCGCCACCGCGCTGGCGTGGGCGGCCACGATCCTGGGGATGTTCTGGCTGGCGCGGCGCTTCCCGCTGGTGCGCGGCCGCGTGCTCCAGGCGGTGGGCGTCCACCTGGCCGCGGCGCTTCTCCGCGCGCTGGCGTGGCTGCCGTTCAGCGCCTTCGTGTCGCTCTACCTGGTGGGCGAGCCCCCGCCGTTCCCCTGGCGCCGGGCCCTGGTGCCCGTGCTCTACAGCGAGGTGGTGAGCTACGTCCTCGTCCTGGGGACGATCTACGCCGTCCAGTACTACGAGAGGCTGCGCGATCGGGAGATGGACGCCGCACGCCTCGCCGGGCACCTGGCGGAGGCCCGGCTCTCCTCGCTCAAGATGCAGCTCAACCCGCACTTTCTCTTCAACACCCTGCACTCCGTCTCCACGCTGATGCACCGCGACGTGGAGGCCGCCGACGAGATGCTGGCCCGGCTGAGCGTGCTGCTCCGCCTCAGCCTGCAGCACCACGACACCCAGGAGGTGACGCTCCAGCAGGAGATGGAGTTCCTCGTGCCGTACCTGGAGATCGAGCAGATCCGCTTCCGCGACCGGCTGACCGTCCGCACGCACCTCGCCCGCGACACCCTGGCCGCCCGGGTCCCGCACCTCATCCTGCAGCCGCTGGTGGAGAACGCCATCCGCCACGGGATCGCGCCGCGGGCCGGGCCCGGCACGGTGGAAGTCTCCGTGGAGCGGGTGGACGGCGCCCTGCGCCTGGTCGTGCAGGACGACGGGGTGGGCGTGGGCGCGTCGGAGGGTGGGCGGGGCACGGGCGTGGGGCTCTCCAACACCCGTGCGCGGCTCCAGGCGCTCTACGGCGAGGCGCACCGCTTCGCGGTGGAGCCCGCCCCGGGCGGGGGGACGCGGGTCACGGTGTCCATCCCCATGCGCGAGAACGGCGGAGTCGTCGAGGCACACCGGGAGGAGGAGCGATGA